A single window of Salvia splendens isolate huo1 chromosome 6, SspV2, whole genome shotgun sequence DNA harbors:
- the LOC121809778 gene encoding vesicle-associated protein 4-1-like, protein MAIADQRLHRRHSKWLICPLWRSSASPPSPSSTQNLQTQTQNHHHSHQNGVASSNSRSSSTVSSVARSLIPGRRRLRLDPSNKLYFPYEPGKQGRSAVRIKNSSKSHVAFKFQTTAPKSCYMRPPGGILAPGEGLIATVFKFMELPENNEKNQKRKAKFKIMSLKVKQGTDYVPELFEEQRDEVIVERVLQVVFLDPERPNPALEKLKRQLAEADAATESRKKPPADAGPKVIGEGLVIDEWKERREKYLARQQVEAVDSM, encoded by the exons ATGGCGATAGCTGACCAACGCCTCCACCGTCGCCACAGCAAGTGGCTGATTTGCCCTCTCTGGCGCTCATCGGCGtctcctccttctccttcttcgACTCAGAATCTTCAAACTCAGACGCAGAATCATCATCACAGTCACCAAAACGGCGTCGCCTCCTCCAACAGCCGCTCCTCCTCTACGGTCTCCTCCGTCGCCAGATCGCTCATCCCTGGGCGGCGGAGGCTCCGCCTCGATCCTTCCAACAAACTTTACTTCCCCT ATGAACCGGGAAAGCAGGGGAGGAGCGCTGTTCGGATTAAGAATTCAAGCAAGTCTCACGTTGCTTTCAAG TTTCAAACTACTGCACCGAAAAGTTGTTATATGCGACCGCCTGGAGGCATCCTTGCTCCTGGAGAAGGCCTAATAGCTACTG TTTTCAAGTTTATGGAGCTTCCTGAAAACAATGAAAAGAATCAGAAGCGCAAAGCTAAGTTCAAAATCATGAGTCTTAAGGTGAAACAAGGAACAGATTATGTGCCTGAGCTG TTTGAAGAGCAAAGGGATGAAGTGATAGTTGAGCGTGTGCTGCAGGTGGTTTTCCTAGATCCAGAGCGCCCTAATCCT GCACTTGAAAAGTTGAAGCGCCAATTGGCTGAGGCTGATGCTGCAACAGAGAGCCGCAAAAAGCCCCCAGCAGATGCAGGTCCAAAAGTGATAGGCGAAGGTCTTGTTATAGACGAATGG AAAGAACGAAGGGAGAAATATCTTGCTAGGCAGCAAGTTGAAGCAGTAGATTCAATGTGA